The Vibrio splendidus genome has a window encoding:
- a CDS encoding 2-hydroxy-3-oxopropionate reductase has product MSKIAFIGTGIMGKPMASNLQKAGHDLILSDHFNAAPADLVAAGATVCHSPAEAAEAADIIILMVPNTPQVEDVLFGDNGVEQGLTAGGAAGKLVIDMSSISPIATKAIAARINEGGASYLDAPVSGGEVGAINAALTIMVGGEQDAFDKARPLFEIMGKNITLVGDNGAGQTCKVANQIIVALNIEAVSEALVFASKAGADPARVRQALLGGFANSKILEVHGERMVEGTFDPGFRISLHQKDLNLALTGAQELGVALPNTANAQELFGECAEMGGEGWDHSALIQAIEKRSDHSIR; this is encoded by the coding sequence ATGTCTAAAATTGCATTTATCGGAACTGGCATCATGGGTAAACCTATGGCGAGTAACCTTCAAAAAGCAGGTCACGATTTGATTCTGTCGGATCACTTTAATGCAGCACCTGCCGATCTTGTGGCAGCGGGTGCAACGGTCTGTCATTCACCCGCGGAAGCGGCTGAAGCAGCAGATATCATTATCTTAATGGTGCCGAATACCCCTCAAGTAGAAGACGTCCTGTTTGGTGACAATGGCGTCGAGCAAGGCCTTACCGCCGGTGGCGCTGCTGGAAAACTGGTTATCGATATGAGTTCAATCTCACCAATCGCAACCAAAGCGATTGCAGCGCGAATTAACGAAGGTGGCGCGTCATACCTTGATGCTCCGGTTTCTGGTGGTGAAGTGGGCGCAATCAATGCTGCGCTGACTATCATGGTGGGCGGTGAGCAAGACGCGTTTGATAAAGCACGCCCTCTGTTCGAAATCATGGGCAAGAACATCACGCTAGTAGGCGACAACGGTGCCGGTCAAACCTGTAAGGTCGCAAACCAAATCATTGTGGCGTTGAATATCGAAGCCGTGTCTGAGGCACTGGTGTTTGCATCAAAAGCTGGCGCCGATCCAGCACGCGTACGTCAGGCGCTATTAGGTGGCTTTGCTAACTCTAAGATCTTGGAAGTGCATGGCGAGCGTATGGTTGAAGGCACATTTGATCCTGGCTTTAGAATCTCACTTCACCAGAAAGACCTGAACTTAGCGCTAACGGGCGCTCAAGAATTGGGTGTTGCGCTGCCGAATACGGCCAACGCTCAAGAGCTATTTGGTGAGTGCGCCGAAATGGGCGGTGAAGGTTGGGACCACTCTGCGCTTATCCAAGCGATAGAGAAACGTTCTGACCACTCGATTCGCTAG
- a CDS encoding sensor histidine kinase, with product MRTFSVIALVSSCVVFFVFSLRLVLQEEAQIENHLKSFKGVAEQFYKRLSPDGSLKLSENVTVYYGEEDFSDQLKKVPPMALDTVVRQRFELRLSEEHILIPGVVVYHFAFKDQGKTIPAYITISSFDMDLWDDSWGVLMAISTLLMLGLIIVLRITLKRVFDQLMAPIGELSTQLSKHESDNFHVPTHTVDELQMLTSHLNSYSKMKDRLAKQEMMFAKYASHELKTPIAIVLGAAELQAMKPNDPAFQTKQRERILGAAHGMSNTVEVLLNIVKQENSSTEKTLTEIDDSSIDLSKYQTVLSPGVELVLNVEPDTTLNMPLPLVNMVLKNYIENAIRFTTQGKITVIIHSNTISVSDTGAGLSDDTKTEHGLGLIIVKRIGDSYGWTSTLIDNAHSDSIPDTCGCTAIFSRSDT from the coding sequence ATGCGCACCTTTTCTGTCATCGCTCTGGTCTCTTCATGCGTTGTATTTTTTGTGTTCTCACTGCGTCTAGTTTTGCAGGAAGAAGCTCAAATAGAGAATCACCTGAAATCATTCAAAGGGGTAGCAGAGCAATTCTACAAACGTCTTTCTCCCGATGGCAGCCTAAAGCTATCGGAGAACGTGACGGTTTATTATGGTGAAGAGGACTTTTCCGACCAACTCAAAAAGGTTCCACCCATGGCATTGGATACCGTGGTTCGCCAACGTTTTGAACTAAGACTTTCTGAAGAACACATTCTTATACCCGGTGTAGTCGTCTATCATTTTGCCTTCAAAGACCAAGGTAAAACTATCCCTGCTTACATCACCATCAGCTCTTTTGATATGGATTTGTGGGACGACAGTTGGGGCGTATTGATGGCAATCTCGACCCTACTGATGCTCGGATTGATCATTGTGCTACGGATTACCCTCAAGCGAGTGTTTGACCAGCTTATGGCACCCATTGGAGAACTCAGTACGCAGCTCAGCAAGCATGAGTCTGATAACTTCCATGTTCCGACTCACACGGTTGATGAGTTGCAGATGCTTACTTCACACCTAAACAGCTACTCCAAGATGAAAGACCGACTTGCCAAGCAAGAGATGATGTTTGCCAAATACGCCAGTCACGAATTAAAAACACCGATAGCGATTGTTCTCGGCGCTGCCGAATTGCAAGCCATGAAGCCTAACGACCCAGCATTCCAAACCAAGCAACGCGAGCGTATTTTAGGTGCAGCCCATGGGATGAGTAACACGGTCGAGGTACTGCTCAATATTGTCAAACAAGAGAACTCTTCAACCGAAAAAACGTTAACTGAGATCGACGATAGCTCTATCGACTTATCTAAGTACCAAACGGTGTTATCCCCTGGCGTTGAACTGGTGTTAAACGTTGAACCAGACACCACGCTCAACATGCCGTTACCACTGGTCAATATGGTGCTTAAGAACTACATTGAAAACGCGATTCGATTTACCACGCAAGGTAAAATCACGGTAATCATCCACTCTAATACCATTTCAGTTTCTGATACTGGCGCTGGGTTGAGTGATGATACTAAAACAGAACACGGCCTTGGTTTAATCATCGTCAAACGTATCGGAGACAGTTATGGCTGGACATCAACACTGATAGATAACGCGCATTCAGACTCAATACCAGACACTTGTGGTTGTACCGCCATTTTTTCTCGAAGCGACACATAA
- a CDS encoding response regulator transcription factor, which produces MLERSRILVIEDNIELQGIIADFLEVKEAIADFASDGEQGLNLAMHNDFDAIVLDVMLPKLNGMQVAAKLRQNGITTPILMLTALNGQEDLLNSFDSGADDFVTKPFKFPELEARLYALIKRHKGLVAQKILSYGKVTIDEKTHTASRDKRTLTLTPILFQILRELVKAQGGVVSRESLIYMLWGDDIPDKDVLRSHIYLLRNVLDKPFEFPMLKTIPKHGFQLILSASEPQ; this is translated from the coding sequence ATGCTTGAACGCAGCCGTATTCTAGTCATTGAAGACAATATCGAACTACAAGGCATTATTGCCGACTTCTTAGAGGTTAAAGAGGCAATCGCAGATTTTGCTTCTGATGGCGAACAAGGTCTTAATCTAGCCATGCACAATGACTTCGACGCGATTGTTCTCGATGTCATGTTGCCCAAGCTTAACGGCATGCAAGTGGCAGCTAAATTGCGCCAAAATGGCATAACGACACCGATTTTGATGCTAACAGCTTTAAATGGCCAAGAAGATCTACTGAACAGCTTCGACTCCGGCGCGGATGACTTTGTCACTAAGCCGTTTAAATTTCCAGAACTGGAAGCTCGTCTTTACGCGCTTATCAAACGCCATAAAGGCTTGGTTGCTCAAAAGATCTTAAGCTATGGCAAGGTAACGATTGATGAGAAAACGCATACAGCGTCAAGAGACAAACGAACCCTAACCCTGACACCGATCTTGTTTCAGATTCTAAGAGAATTAGTGAAAGCCCAAGGCGGCGTCGTATCTCGTGAAAGCTTGATATACATGCTGTGGGGCGATGATATTCCAGATAAAGATGTACTCCGCAGCCATATCTACCTGCTGCGAAACGTACTCGATAAACCATTCGAGTTCCCAATGTTGAAGACAATTCCTAAGCACGGGTTTCAGTTGATCTTGTCTGCTAGTGAGCCTCAATAA
- a CDS encoding TetR/AcrR family transcriptional regulator produces MSRIRQKNQDLIIEVACEQFATHGYAATKMADIAKAADIPKPNVFYYFSSKDKLYNAVLETVTQPLLEASRPIEELSDPVEALSQYIQTKLIISRDHPHASKVFANEVMSGAKVLPKEIGDELYKQSQMILDKFSTWSAQGLMDDVPAHHLMFTIWAATQTYADFGWQICSVMQKDKLDDKDYEDAAEFITQLVIKGCGVKGKA; encoded by the coding sequence ATGTCTAGGATCAGACAAAAGAATCAAGATTTAATCATCGAAGTCGCGTGTGAACAATTCGCCACTCATGGTTATGCCGCAACAAAAATGGCTGACATCGCAAAAGCGGCCGACATTCCCAAACCCAACGTCTTCTACTATTTCAGCTCTAAAGATAAGCTCTACAATGCCGTTCTAGAAACCGTCACTCAGCCTTTACTTGAAGCATCTCGTCCGATTGAAGAGCTCAGCGATCCTGTTGAAGCCTTGTCCCAATATATTCAAACCAAACTGATCATTTCTCGCGACCATCCACATGCCTCTAAAGTGTTTGCCAATGAAGTGATGTCGGGCGCGAAAGTGCTACCAAAAGAGATTGGCGATGAGCTGTATAAGCAATCCCAGATGATCCTTGATAAGTTCTCAACGTGGTCAGCACAAGGTTTAATGGATGACGTTCCTGCACACCACCTGATGTTTACCATCTGGGCAGCCACCCAAACCTACGCCGATTTTGGCTGGCAGATTTGCAGCGTGATGCAGAAAGATAAGCTCGATGATAAAGACTATGAAGATGCCGCTGAGTTCATCACGCAGCTAGTGATTAAAGGGTGTGGTGTAAAAGGAAAAGCTTAG
- a CDS encoding efflux RND transporter periplasmic adaptor subunit, which translates to MKTKIIALAALLGVSTTHVPLAQATELIGHVQGLNRHSVVAEVPGVVEMNNLEVGDAVNQEQILAQIKADDFKFSVDKAKANLTLAQADLALRKATYNRYQALIKKNSLSMGELDTARAEFLSAKASVSVAQIDYQQSLVDLENTQIESLISGYISNKPAQSGAWVSEGDLLYEVVNIDKVTLSFMASEYDLKHFIVGQEVVVWSETNPEIKMEANVQRIGVEMQNLTYPVLVEITNQGHQFKPGMSVYASTDLSVTNITTAQTVSNSNQGKGQ; encoded by the coding sequence ATGAAAACTAAAATTATCGCGCTGGCAGCACTTCTCGGTGTCTCAACGACTCACGTACCACTAGCTCAAGCAACAGAGCTGATCGGTCACGTTCAAGGGTTAAACAGACACAGTGTTGTGGCTGAGGTGCCCGGTGTCGTGGAGATGAATAACCTTGAAGTGGGTGACGCCGTAAACCAAGAACAAATACTGGCTCAGATTAAAGCCGATGATTTTAAGTTTAGCGTGGATAAGGCCAAGGCCAATCTTACCCTTGCGCAGGCTGATCTAGCATTGCGAAAGGCTACATATAACCGCTATCAAGCTCTCATCAAAAAGAACAGTCTTTCAATGGGGGAGTTAGATACAGCACGTGCCGAGTTTCTCAGTGCTAAAGCTTCAGTTTCCGTCGCTCAAATCGATTACCAACAATCTCTAGTGGATCTCGAAAATACGCAAATTGAATCTCTTATCTCGGGTTACATCTCTAACAAACCCGCGCAATCTGGAGCTTGGGTGAGTGAAGGCGATTTGCTTTATGAAGTGGTCAATATCGATAAAGTCACTCTGTCATTTATGGCGAGTGAGTATGACTTAAAGCACTTCATCGTTGGTCAGGAAGTCGTGGTGTGGTCTGAAACTAACCCAGAGATCAAAATGGAAGCGAATGTGCAGCGTATTGGTGTCGAGATGCAAAATTTAACTTACCCAGTATTGGTCGAGATCACCAACCAAGGGCATCAATTTAAGCCGGGGATGTCGGTTTACGCCTCGACAGATCTTTCGGTGACAAATATAACAACTGCTCAAACTGTATCGAACTCGAACCAAGGTAAAGGGCAGTAG
- the hyi gene encoding hydroxypyruvate isomerase: protein MAKFAANLSMLFTEVDFMDRFEAAAEAGFQGVEYLFPYAFDAQALKAKLDANNLEQVLFNLPAGDWDAGDRGIAVDPARVEEFQAGVPKAIAYAKALGCTQVNCLAGIVPQGVTQQDAQSAFVINLHYAANALAAEGISLVIEAINTRDIPGFFLNTTEQAKAIIKEVGSDNLSIQYDIYHMQIMEGDLTPTIQQNIGQIAHVQLADNPGRHEPGTGEINYPFVLNYLDELGYQGWVGCEYKPKTTTTEGLGWLHQYR from the coding sequence ATGGCAAAATTTGCAGCAAACTTGTCAATGTTATTCACGGAAGTTGATTTTATGGATCGCTTTGAGGCCGCTGCAGAAGCGGGCTTTCAAGGTGTGGAATATCTTTTCCCTTACGCCTTTGATGCTCAGGCACTCAAAGCAAAGCTCGACGCTAATAACCTAGAGCAAGTGCTATTTAATTTGCCCGCGGGTGATTGGGACGCTGGCGACCGTGGTATCGCGGTAGACCCAGCAAGAGTTGAAGAATTTCAAGCGGGTGTACCTAAAGCCATCGCTTACGCAAAAGCACTCGGTTGTACTCAAGTGAATTGCTTGGCGGGGATTGTTCCGCAAGGTGTGACCCAACAAGACGCGCAATCGGCGTTTGTGATTAACCTGCATTACGCGGCGAACGCGCTAGCAGCAGAAGGCATTAGCTTAGTGATAGAGGCGATCAATACCCGTGATATTCCGGGCTTCTTCTTGAACACGACTGAGCAAGCCAAAGCGATCATCAAAGAGGTAGGGAGCGATAACCTTTCTATCCAATACGATATTTATCACATGCAAATTATGGAAGGCGATCTTACGCCGACCATACAGCAGAACATTGGTCAAATCGCACACGTGCAATTGGCGGATAATCCAGGTCGACACGAACCGGGTACCGGAGAAATCAATTACCCATTCGTGCTTAATTATCTTGATGAGCTTGGCTATCAAGGCTGGGTGGGCTGCGAATACAAACCTAAAACGACAACGACAGAAGGCCTTGGTTGGCTGCACCAGTACCGTTAA
- a CDS encoding glycerate kinase type-2 family protein, with protein sequence MDIDAKQFLQTLFSSAVNQALPKNHIEPFLPQDIFYRSANQAGRTVVIGAGKAAASMAAELEAVWQVKQQQDLALRDLEGLVVTRYEHTAPCEHIEVIEAAHPVPDAMGLEVSQRMLQLVSGLSADDTVICLLSGGGSALLSLPGGDISLAEKQQINKALLKSGAAIDEMNCVRKHLSSIKGGRLAKAAYPARVVSLAISDVPGDDISVIASGPTVPDTTTRFDAMAILERYQIETPRSAFEWLNNPESETIKPDDACWKNAEHHIIATPMSALESAAAEAEGLGIPAYVLSDCIEGEAREVAKVHAALAKQVANNKHPFETPCVILSGGETTVTVKGNGRGGRNCEFLLSLYNELKGQDNIFALAADTDGIDGVEDNAGAWITPQTWQQGSSLSLKAQDYLDANNSYDFFKQVDVLLTTGPTLTNVNDFRAILIL encoded by the coding sequence ATGGACATTGATGCTAAGCAGTTTCTACAAACCCTTTTCTCAAGTGCTGTTAATCAGGCGCTACCTAAAAATCACATCGAACCTTTTCTTCCTCAAGACATTTTTTATCGCTCTGCTAATCAAGCCGGGCGTACTGTCGTTATAGGAGCAGGAAAAGCCGCCGCGTCGATGGCCGCTGAGCTCGAAGCCGTCTGGCAAGTTAAACAACAGCAAGATCTCGCACTGCGTGATCTTGAAGGCTTAGTCGTGACCCGCTACGAACACACCGCCCCCTGCGAACATATCGAAGTGATTGAAGCGGCGCACCCCGTGCCAGATGCGATGGGCTTAGAAGTAAGCCAACGTATGCTGCAATTAGTGAGTGGCTTGAGTGCCGACGACACGGTTATTTGTCTATTGTCGGGTGGCGGCTCTGCACTATTAAGCTTACCCGGTGGTGACATCAGCCTAGCAGAGAAGCAACAAATCAATAAGGCGCTGCTTAAATCAGGCGCCGCCATTGATGAGATGAACTGTGTGCGCAAACATCTATCTTCGATAAAAGGTGGTCGACTCGCCAAAGCTGCGTATCCAGCAAGAGTTGTGTCACTGGCGATTTCGGACGTGCCGGGTGATGACATCAGTGTGATTGCATCGGGCCCAACCGTACCCGACACCACCACGCGTTTTGATGCGATGGCCATTTTAGAACGTTATCAAATAGAAACACCACGCTCGGCATTTGAATGGCTAAATAATCCAGAGTCAGAGACCATTAAGCCAGATGATGCCTGTTGGAAGAACGCGGAGCACCATATTATCGCCACCCCGATGTCGGCATTGGAATCCGCTGCAGCAGAAGCTGAAGGCTTAGGTATTCCGGCTTATGTGTTGAGTGATTGCATAGAGGGAGAAGCGCGAGAAGTGGCGAAGGTTCATGCAGCGCTGGCTAAGCAAGTGGCTAATAACAAGCACCCATTCGAGACGCCTTGCGTGATACTTTCCGGCGGGGAAACCACGGTAACCGTTAAGGGAAATGGTCGCGGTGGGCGTAACTGTGAGTTCCTTTTAAGCTTGTATAACGAGCTCAAAGGCCAAGACAATATCTTCGCATTGGCTGCCGATACCGACGGGATTGATGGTGTTGAAGACAATGCGGGAGCATGGATTACGCCTCAAACATGGCAACAAGGTTCGAGCCTGTCGCTTAAAGCGCAAGATTACCTCGATGCCAACAATAGCTACGACTTTTTCAAGCAAGTCGATGTGCTTCTTACCACGGGACCAACGCTGACCAATGTGAATGACTTCAGAGCAATATTGATTCTTTAA